Proteins found in one Pyrus communis chromosome 15, drPyrComm1.1, whole genome shotgun sequence genomic segment:
- the LOC137717031 gene encoding pentatricopeptide repeat-containing protein At3g62890-like codes for MAVAIPTLLSSLSSTQKTTKNEVFNQTTRGSNCAITLLRSCSNLREFAPIHARLITTNLIRDPSTASHALWFFITIEHSHHAHQIFSQTHETETVICNTLMENKLRNGAFRDVLVTYCYMVSERVHLDASTFHFLIHACSRLLAFRHGTEIHGRILKNGLGDNRSLVNNLMGLYSKCGKVDEVRQLFEVLPERDVVSWNTMISCNVRMGMCCEALSLFQEMQADGVKPDGITMLSLVSACAKLRDLETGEELHRYIDENGLEIGGNLMNCMVDMYVKCGRMDKALELVGRGSSEIDIVLGTIMVGGYVKFNEICAATRLFDQMAEKNLISWMTMISGYVQGGYYKEGLELFRQMRETDLIPDDVLMVTVLSACVHVGDSGLGRSIHGLVVKYGMNVEGFLGNALIDLYAKCDRLPEACLVFEQLPCKSVVSWNSMLDAFCRSGDVRKARLFFNEIPEKDVVSWNTMINCYSMSHRFGEVFGLFRKMQSSNIQPDNVTLVSVLSSCASVAALNHGIWVHVYIKKKHIEVDNMLGTALIDMYGKCGCIEKAYEIFSEMTERNVFVWTAMIAAHAMEGQATKAIDLYTEMEALSIKPDHVTFVALLSACSHGGLVNEGYRYFNKMSNVYNIVPKIQHYGCMVDLLGRVGCLDEAVKFIENMPIKPDISIWSSLLRACGSHRNVTLAEKAFQQLIEIDPQSASAYALLSNIYEKAGRLDDVSWARKKLHELGVRKQPGCSLIEQDGNVHAFTAWDFSDPQSAEIYAMLDEMKCLLQKQKPEETSAYHSERLAVAFGLISNPPRTPIRVVNNVQICRDCHSAMKLISQAYNREIVIRDNYRFHRFVDGNCTCKDCW; via the coding sequence ATGGCCGTAGCCATTCCTACTCTTCTCTCAAGCTTATCTTCCAcacaaaaaacaaccaaaaatgaAGTCTTTAATCAAACCACCAGAGGATCAAACTGCGCCATCACCTTGTTGAGATCCTGCTCAAACCTCAGAGAATTCGCACCGATCCACGCCCGATTAATCACCACAAACCTCATCCGTGACCCCTCCACGGCGAGCCACGCTCTCTGGTTCTTCATCACCATCGAACATTCTCATCATGCTCATCAAATTTTCAGCCAAACCCACGAGACAGAGACCGTTATTTGTAACACCCTTATGGAAAACAAGCTCCGAAATGGAGCTTTTAGAGATGTACTTGTAACTTACTGTTATATGGTCAGTGAAAGAGTGCATTTGGATGCATCCACCTTCCACTTCTTGATTCATGCTTGTTCGAGGCTTTTGGCCTTTCGACACGGGACAGAGATCCATGGACGGATTTTGAAAAATGGGTTGGGGGACAATAGGTCCCTGGTTAACAATTTGATGGGATTGTATTCGAAATGTGGGAAGGTGGATGAAGTGCGGCAGCTGTTTGAGGTATTGCCTGAGAGAGATGTGGTTAGTTGGAATACGATGATATCGTGCAATGTGCGCATGGGAATGTGTTGTGAGGCTTTGAGTTTGTTTCAGGAAATGCAGGCTGATGGGGTCAAACCCGATGGGATTACGATGCTTAGCTTAGTTTCGGCGTGCGCAAAGCTGAGGGATTTGGAAACGGGGGAGGAGTTGCACCGGTATATTGACGAGAATGGATTGGAAATTGGGGGGAATTTGATGAATTGTATGGTGGATATGTATGTCAAGTGTGGGAGAATGGATAAGGCACTTGAGCTTGTTGGTAGAGGAAGCTCTGAGATTGATATTGTTTTGGGGACTATTATGGTTGGTGGGTATGTGAAATTTAATGAAATATGTGCTGCTACGCGCCTGTTCGATCAGATGGCAGAAAAGAACTTGATTTCATGGATGACGATGATTTCGGGTTATGTTCAAGGAGGTTACTATAAGGAAGGTCTGGAGTTGTTTAGGCAAATGAGGGAAACAGATTTGATCCCAGATGATGTTCTTATGGTCACAGTACTTTCGGCATGTGTTCACGTGGGAGATTCCGGGTTAGGCAGATCCATTCACGGTCTGGTTGTCAAATATGGAATGAATGTTGAAGGATTTCTTGGGAATGCTCTGATAGATTTGTATGCCAAATGTGACAGGCTGCCCGAGGCTTGCTTAGTTTTTGAGCAGTTGCCTTGCAAGAGTGTCGTTTCGTGGAATTCGATGTTGGATGCGTTTTGCAGAAGTGGAGATGTTAGGAAGGCTAGACTCTTCTTCAATGAGATCCCTGAGAAGGATGTGGTCTCGTGGAACACCATGATCAACTGCTATTCTATGTCTCATCGATTCGGGGAAGTGTTTGGGTTGTTCCGTAAGATGCAGAGTTCAAATATACAACCCGACAATGTCACGTTAGTCAGTGTACTATCTTCATGTGCCAGTGTTGCAGCCCTGAATCATGGCATTTGGGTTCATGTCTACATAAAAAAGAAACACATTGAAGTAGATAACATGTTGGGAACTGCTCTGATCGACATGTATGGAAAGTGCGGATGCATTGAAAAAGCCTACGAGATATTCTCAGAGATGACTGAAAGAAATGTGTTTGTGTGGACTGCTATGATAGCGGCACATGCCATGGAAGGGCAAGCCACGAAAGCTATTGATCTCTACACAGAAATGGAAGCCCTATCAATAAAGCCAGATCACGTCACTTTCGTAGCTCTTCTATCTGCTTGTAGCCATGGAGGCTTAGTCAATGAAGGATACAGATACTTCAACAAGATGAGTAATGTCTACAACATTGTTCCTAAGATCCAGCACTATGGTTGTATGGTTGATCTCCTAGGTCGCGTCGGGTGCTTAGACGAGGCAGTAAAATTCATCGAAAACATGCCCATTAAACCAGATATCTCTATTTGGAGTTCCTTGTTGAGAGCATGTGGAAGCCATCGGAACGTAACACTTGCAGAAAAAGCATTTCAGCAGCTCATAGAAATAGACCCTCAAAGTGCTTCTGCTTATGCTCTTCTTTCCAACATTTATGAAAAAGCTGGAAGATTGGATGACGTGAGCTGGGCAAGAAAGAAGCTACATGAACTAGGAGTGAGAAAGCAGCCAGGATGCAGTCTGATAGAACAGGATGGAAATGTACACGCATTTACAGCTTGGGATTTTTCAGACCCTCAATCTGCTGAGATTTATGCAATGCTGGATGAGATGAAGTGCTTACTACAAAAGCAGAAGCCGGAAGAAACTTCAGCTTACCACAGTGAAAGACTGGCAGTTGCTTTTGGTCTTATAAGCAACCCTCCGAGAACTCCGATTCGAGTAGTGAATAATGTGCAGATATGTAGAGATTGCCATTCAGCTATGAAACTGATATCACAGGCGTATAACAGAGAGATTGTAATCAGAGATAACTACAGATTCCATCGGTTCGTTGACGGAAACTGCACTTGTAAAGATTGTTGGTGA